In the Euphorbia lathyris chromosome 5, ddEupLath1.1, whole genome shotgun sequence genome, one interval contains:
- the LOC136229174 gene encoding NDR1/HIN1-like protein 6: MDSPPPYQPRYVMLNSNNSTALKPPPQRRNVPRYHNHKQSHGSSCLRCVCCCFCFWLLLIIFLAAAVVILYTVLQPEIPCYNVDRFDVNAFNVEPDFSLYAEFVVTVQSDNPNLHIAINYGKSSSVVVMYKDSVLCTGKIPAFRQPQKNVTNISIVLKGKSEFGNGLQEALMQNKHTGQVPLLVKVRAPVSLVVQDLPLRQVTVLLNCSLVVDNLAPKKQAKILSSKYEYGVEL; encoded by the coding sequence ATGGATTCCCCGCCCCCTTATCAACCCCGATACGTCATGCTTAATAGTAACAATTCAACCGCTCTAAAACCCCCTCCCCAAAGGAGGAACGTTCCACGGTATCACAATCATAAACAATCCCATGGAAGCTCATGCCTCCGGTGCGTTTGTTGTTGTTTCTGTTTCTGGCTGTTACTAATCATATTTCTCGCGGCTGCAGTCGTGATTCTCTACACGGTCTTGCAGCCCGAGATCCCTTGTTACAATGTGGATAGATTCGACGTCAATGCTTTCAACGTCGAGCCCGATTTTAGCCTCTACGCGGAGTTTGTTGTCACGGTACAATCCGATAACCCTAATCTCCACATTGCTATAAATTACGGAAAGAGTAGCTCCGTTGTTGTAATGTACAAAGACTCGGTTCTTTGTACGGGAAAAATCCCCGCCTTTCGACAACCGCAGAAAAATGTTACCAATATTTCTATTGTCTTGAAAGGGAAGAGCGAATTTGGAAACGGTCTACAAGAGGCGTTGATGCAGAATAAACATACCGGACAAGTTCCGTTGCTCGTGAAGGTCCGGGCCCCGGTTTCTTTGGTGGTTCAAGATTTGCCGTTGCGACAAGTTACGGTGCTgctgaattgttcgttggttgTCGATAATTTGGCGCCGAAAAAACAAGCGAAAATCCTTTCAAGTAAATATGAATATGGGGTTGAGCTTTAG
- the LOC136228969 gene encoding protein EPIDERMAL PATTERNING FACTOR 1 → MKSSLGVIVLLISLIFLPHFISSRHIGRTRARHGHHHSMQSRTKEIPIVKTNNFYREMRPTVKGFRGGPDTVQIAGSSLPDCSHACGSCSPCRLVMVSFVCASLEEAETCPMAYRCMCRNKSYPVP, encoded by the exons ATGAAGAGTTCTCTTGGAGTTATAGTGTTGCTTATTTCTCTCatttttcttcctcatttcATATCGTCGAGGCACATCGGGAGGACTCGAGCTC GGCACGGACATCATCACTCAATGCAATCAAGAACGAAAGAGATACCAATAGTGAAAACGAATAATTTCTATAGAGAAATGAGGCCAACGGTGAAAGGTTTTCGGGGCGGTCCGGACACGGTGCAAATAGCCGGATCGAGTTTACCGGATTGTTCACATGCATGTGGTTCATGTTCACCTTGTAGGCTAGTTATGGTTAGCTTTGTTTGCGCGTCACTTGAAGAGGCTGAGACATGTCCGATGGCTTATAGGTGTATGTGTAGAAACAAGTCTTACCCTGTACCGtga